One Castanea sativa cultivar Marrone di Chiusa Pesio chromosome 4, ASM4071231v1 DNA window includes the following coding sequences:
- the LOC142632642 gene encoding uncharacterized protein LOC142632642 — protein sequence MPTKEALVKRTIINDQTCDRCRLATETPFHALWSCSEVDVVWADQTLWDFRNHVGFNDFKQLVSWIVEEGKPIERFTWMVWAIWNQRNQVRVRAPAIALHHVAEVSRSSLTEYRSRLSTTELLDEPHSHHSQTRWLPPPGNLVKINFDGAVFSRENISGIGVVVRDENGLVLGSCTKRLSQAYSVMETEAMEAATALVFASELGVRQAILKGDSLAVIKALIETKYPLSPLGLEDVRMFSQRFDKMLYSHTKREGNFVAHSLARYPISIPDFLVWTEDVPPHVQKFVQADLASFS from the coding sequence ATGCCGACGAAGGAAGCTTTGGTGAAGAGAACTATCATCAACGACCAAACATGTGACAGATGCAGACTTGCCACTGAAACTCCTTTCCATGCGTTATGGTCTTGCTCTGAGGTTGATGTTGTATGGGCTGATCAGACCTTATGGGATTTCAGAAATCATGTTGGCTTCAACGACTTTAAGCAGCTGGTATCATGGATAGTAGAAGAAGGAAAACCAATAGAACGATTCACATGGATGGTCTGGGCAATCTGGAATCAGCGCAACCAGGTTCGGGTCCGTGCTCCAGCTATAGCCCTTCACCACGTTGCTGAGGTATCACGTTCATCCTTGACTGAATACCGTTCCAGATTATCGACAACCGAGTTGCTAGATGAGCCACACAGTCATCACTCACAAAcaaggtggctgcctcctccgGGGAACTTGGTTAAGATAAATTTTGACGGTGCGGTGTTCTCAAGGGAAAATATTTCAGGGATTGGCGTAGTGGTCAGAGATGAAAATGGATTGGTTTTGGGCTCCTGTACTAAGCGTTTGTCCCAAGCCTACAGTGTTATGGAAACTGAAGCAATGGAGGCAGCTACAGCCTTAGTGTTCGCAAGCGAGTTGGGCGTTAGACAAGCTATCCTTAAGGGGGACTCTTTGGCTGTCATCAAAGCTTTGATAGAGACTAAGTACCCTTTATCTCCATTAGGCCTGGAAGATGTAAGAATGTTCTCACAAAGATTTGACAAAATGCTTTACTCTCATACAAAAAGAGAAGGCAATTTCGTAGCACATAGTCTGGCTAGATATCCTATTAGCATACCAGATTTTTTAGTATGGACGGAGGATGTTCCACCACACGTTCAGAAATTTGTACAAGCTGATTTGGCTTCATTCAGTTAA